A single region of the Enterobacteriaceae endosymbiont of Donacia tomentosa genome encodes:
- the truB gene encoding tRNA pseudouridine(55) synthase TruB has product MIKIIKKKNINGLLLIDKSIGFTSNKILQRIKFIFKVKKAGHTGTLDPLASGLLPICLGECTKFSSYLINADKIYIVTALLGEKTDTADKDGMLIKKTDVNISKIEVMKVLQLFHGRINQIPPMYSAIKYKGTPLYKYARLGINFSYLKKRKITIYQIKLLAFDKNKIKLKIYCSKGTYIRSIIDELGDKLNCGAHIIKLRRLKISHISVFNKNVITLEQLKFLIKNYQNNQLNISLIYKLLLPIDYMISNLPKLYLSYRVIYTIKCGQKVKIKKIFIITQTIFRIFEFNSLKFVGICIIDKTGYIIKHKLVNYVI; this is encoded by the coding sequence ATGATAAAAATAATAAAAAAAAAAAATATCAATGGTTTATTATTAATTGATAAATCTATTGGTTTTACGTCAAATAAAATACTTCAACGCATCAAATTTATTTTTAAAGTAAAAAAAGCAGGACATACTGGAACATTAGACCCTCTTGCAAGCGGCTTATTACCCATATGTTTAGGAGAATGCACTAAATTTAGTAGTTATCTTATTAATGCTGATAAAATATATATAGTTACAGCACTTTTAGGAGAAAAAACAGATACTGCTGATAAAGATGGAATGTTAATTAAAAAAACAGATGTTAATATTTCTAAAATAGAAGTAATGAAAGTTCTTCAATTATTTCATGGAAGAATTAACCAAATTCCTCCTATGTATTCTGCAATAAAATATAAGGGCACTCCACTTTATAAATATGCTAGATTGGGTATTAATTTTTCTTATTTAAAAAAAAGAAAAATTACAATTTATCAGATAAAATTATTAGCATTTGATAAAAATAAAATTAAATTAAAAATTTATTGCTCCAAAGGAACTTATATTCGGAGTATTATTGATGAATTAGGAGATAAATTAAATTGCGGAGCTCATATAATCAAATTACGTCGATTAAAAATATCACATATCTCAGTTTTTAATAAAAATGTAATAACATTAGAACAATTAAAATTTTTAATTAAAAATTATCAAAATAATCAGTTAAATATTTCACTAATATATAAATTATTATTACCCATAGATTATATGATAAGTAATTTACCAAAATTATATCTCTCTTATAGAGTAATTTATACGATAAAATGTGGGCAAAAAGTGAAAATAAAAAAAATATTTATTATTACTCAAACAATATTTCGTATATTTGAGTTTAATTCATTAAAATTTGTAGGTATTTGTATTATTGATAAAACTGGGTATATTATAAAACATAAGTTAGTAAATTATGTTATTTAA
- a CDS encoding RlmE family RNA methyltransferase — MNYKKNNKSKIWLKNNSNDFYIKIVKKNKNKFRSRSWFKLEEIHKVDKIFKKDMIVLDLGASPGGWSQFASLKIGNKGKIIACDKSIMKSINNVDFIQGDLCHPNTINLLKEKLNNKKVQIIISDMSPNISGVKEIDIPRSLYLNKLALKLCYLTLEYNGNFLVKSFQGKGFNQYYKQINSIFKYSKIRKPNASRSQSCEIYIVAKGYKN, encoded by the coding sequence ATGAATTATAAAAAAAATAATAAATCAAAGATATGGTTAAAAAATAATTCTAATGATTTTTATATAAAAATAGTTAAAAAAAATAAAAATAAATTCAGATCAAGATCATGGTTTAAATTAGAAGAAATACACAAAGTAGACAAAATTTTTAAGAAAGATATGATAGTCCTTGATCTAGGTGCTTCTCCAGGTGGTTGGTCACAATTTGCTTCATTAAAAATTGGAAATAAAGGGAAAATTATCGCTTGTGATAAATCAATAATGAAATCTATTAATAATGTTGATTTTATTCAAGGAGATTTATGTCATCCTAATACAATAAATTTATTAAAAGAAAAATTAAATAATAAAAAAGTACAAATTATAATATCTGATATGTCTCCAAATATTTCAGGAGTAAAAGAAATAGATATACCAAGGTCCCTTTATCTAAATAAATTAGCATTAAAATTATGTTATCTAACATTAGAATATAATGGAAATTTTTTAGTTAAATCCTTTCAAGGAAAAGGTTTTAATCAATACTATAAACAAATTAATTCTATATTTAAATATTCTAAAATAAGAAAACCTAATGCTTCAAGATCTCAATCATGTGAAATTTATATTGTTGCAAAAGGATATAAAAACTAA
- the secG gene encoding preprotein translocase subunit SecG: MYKFLLILFIFISIFLIVIIMLQNNDSTDISSSINNSKTPFNTNVPNKIITRCIIILTFLFFIISLILSNLNVKKYKNNIVELHKNINNSE, translated from the coding sequence ATGTATAAATTTTTGTTAATTTTATTTATTTTTATCTCAATATTTCTAATTGTTATTATTATGCTTCAAAATAATGATTCAACAGATATTAGTTCTTCTATAAATAATTCAAAAACACCATTTAACACAAATGTGCCAAATAAAATTATCACTCGATGTATTATTATTTTAACCTTTTTATTTTTTATTATAAGTTTAATACTGAGTAATCTTAATGTCAAAAAATATAAAAATAATATTGTAGAATTACATAAGAATATAAATAATTCTGAATAA
- the ftsH gene encoding ATP-dependent zinc metalloprotease FtsH: MVKNLILWLAITIIVISVYQSFNPNKTNKKNKMEYSTFLSEINQDKIKEVRINEKKIYVLKKNNNKYVTYLPMYDSRLLKILSTKNIRVFGEPPKKPSLFLSIFISWFPMFLLIGIWIFFVKQLQGSGKGALSFGKSKAKMLTKDQIKITFNDVAGCEEAKEEVKELVEYLKEPEKFQKLGGKIPKGILMVGPPGTGKTLLAKAIAGESKVPFFTISGSDFVEMFVGVGASRVRDMFNQAKKASPCIIFIDEIDAVGRHRGAGLGGGHDEREQTLNQMLVEMDGFNDNENIIVIAATNRPDVLDPALLRPGRFDRQVIVSLPDIRGREQILKIHAKKIPLSKDVNLLILARGTPGFSGADLANLINESALFAARQNLNSISMLELEKAKDKIMMGSERRSLVMTESQKEATAYHEAGHAIIGRLVPDHDPVHKVTIIPRGRALGVTFFLPEIDIISMNRQKLESQISTLYGGRIAEEIIYGEQYVSTGASNDIKIATNIAKNMVTQWGFSKKLGPLLYAEEEEEIFLGRSVAKLKYISDNTAKIIDQEVKHLIEENYNRAFKILKENIDILHAMKDALVQYETIDIVQINDLMSRKKVRPPKYDKKINNNKTTNI, encoded by the coding sequence ATGGTAAAAAATCTAATTCTCTGGTTAGCAATTACAATCATAGTAATATCTGTTTACCAGAGTTTTAATCCAAATAAAACAAATAAAAAAAATAAAATGGAATATTCAACTTTTTTATCTGAAATTAATCAAGATAAAATAAAAGAAGTTAGAATTAACGAAAAAAAAATTTATGTTCTTAAAAAGAATAATAATAAATATGTAACTTATTTACCTATGTATGATTCACGTTTGCTTAAAATTTTATCTACCAAAAATATTAGAGTATTTGGAGAACCTCCTAAAAAACCTAGTTTATTTTTATCTATTTTTATTTCTTGGTTTCCAATGTTTTTACTAATTGGAATATGGATTTTTTTTGTAAAACAACTTCAAGGGAGTGGAAAAGGAGCATTATCTTTTGGTAAAAGCAAAGCAAAAATGTTAACAAAAGATCAAATAAAAATTACATTTAATGATGTAGCTGGATGTGAAGAAGCTAAAGAAGAAGTTAAAGAATTAGTTGAGTATTTAAAAGAACCAGAAAAATTTCAAAAACTAGGAGGAAAAATACCAAAAGGTATTTTAATGGTAGGGCCCCCTGGTACAGGAAAAACTTTATTAGCGAAAGCCATTGCTGGAGAATCGAAAGTTCCATTTTTCACTATTTCTGGTTCTGATTTTGTCGAAATGTTTGTAGGAGTAGGAGCTTCTAGAGTTAGAGATATGTTTAATCAAGCTAAAAAGGCTTCTCCATGTATTATTTTTATTGATGAAATAGATGCTGTCGGGAGACACAGAGGAGCGGGACTCGGAGGTGGGCATGATGAAAGAGAACAAACTTTAAATCAAATGCTAGTTGAAATGGACGGATTTAATGATAATGAAAATATTATTGTAATTGCTGCTACTAATCGTCCTGATGTATTAGATCCAGCTCTTTTAAGACCTGGTCGTTTTGATCGGCAAGTAATTGTTAGTTTACCAGATATAAGAGGTAGAGAACAAATATTAAAAATACATGCAAAAAAAATACCTTTATCAAAAGATGTAAATCTTTTAATTTTAGCTAGAGGTACTCCCGGTTTTTCAGGGGCAGATTTAGCTAACTTAATAAATGAATCAGCTTTATTTGCAGCTCGTCAAAATCTTAATTCTATCTCTATGTTGGAGTTAGAAAAAGCAAAAGATAAAATTATGATGGGTTCTGAAAGACGTTCTTTAGTAATGACAGAATCTCAAAAAGAAGCCACTGCTTATCATGAAGCAGGTCATGCAATTATTGGTAGATTGGTCCCAGATCATGATCCTGTACATAAAGTTACAATTATTCCGAGAGGTAGAGCTTTAGGAGTAACATTTTTTTTACCAGAAATAGATATAATTAGTATGAATCGTCAAAAATTAGAAAGTCAGATATCTACATTATATGGGGGGAGAATAGCTGAAGAAATAATTTATGGAGAACAATATGTATCTACTGGTGCATCTAATGATATTAAAATTGCAACAAATATAGCAAAAAACATGGTAACTCAATGGGGTTTTTCTAAAAAATTAGGGCCTTTATTATATGCAGAAGAAGAAGAAGAAATTTTTTTGGGTAGATCTGTAGCTAAACTTAAATATATATCAGATAATACTGCAAAAATAATTGATCAAGAAGTTAAACATTTAATTGAGGAAAATTATAACAGAGCTTTTAAAATTTTAAAAGAGAATATTGATATTTTACATGCAATGAAAGATGCTCTGGTTCAATATGAAACTATAGATATAGTGCAAATTAATGATTTAATGTCTAGAAAAAAAGTAAGGCCACCTAAATATGATAAAAAAATAAATAATAACAAAACAACTAACATTTAA
- the nusA gene encoding transcription termination factor NusA: MNKEILAVVEAVSNEKSLPREIIFKAMESALVSATKKKYEQDIEVFVNIDRKNGNFNTFRRWLVVKKVHFPTKEITLEAARIEDNTLNIGDYIYDQIKSIVFDRITTQTAKQVIVHKVREAEKAVIVAQFRKKKGKILSGIVKKVNRSHLNLDLGNNADAIILREDMLPRENFRSGDRIRGLLFSVQTSIKETKLFISRSKIQMLIELFRIEVPEIEEGLIEIKAVARDPGSRAKIAVKTNDKRIDPVGACVGMRGARVQAISNELHGERIDVILWDENPAKFVINAMSPANIASIILDEKKHTIDIAVEENNLAKAIGRNGQNIRLASQLSGWELNVMTNNDLHHKHQEEKNTTINMFIKYLNLEPKLSKKLVDKGYSSLEEIMCININELYKITKNFNLTINDLKKIKKLAKNIYTNLSLKKEKDNNKKIKNNLLQLKGMNNQLSKSLIKKGILTIEKLAEQSIEDIIDIDNLNEIKAGQIIMAARNICWFNKKSDK; the protein is encoded by the coding sequence ATGAATAAAGAGATATTAGCTGTTGTTGAAGCAGTGTCTAATGAAAAATCTTTACCCAGGGAAATAATATTTAAAGCTATGGAAAGTGCTTTAGTAAGTGCAACAAAAAAAAAATATGAACAAGATATAGAGGTATTTGTAAATATTGATCGTAAAAATGGTAATTTCAATACTTTTAGAAGATGGTTAGTTGTTAAAAAAGTACATTTTCCTACTAAAGAAATTACACTAGAAGCTGCACGTATTGAAGATAACACCCTAAATATAGGGGATTATATTTATGATCAAATTAAATCTATTGTTTTTGACAGAATTACAACACAAACAGCTAAACAAGTTATTGTTCATAAAGTAAGAGAAGCTGAAAAAGCAGTTATAGTTGCTCAATTTAGAAAAAAAAAAGGAAAAATATTAAGTGGAATAGTAAAAAAAGTAAATAGAAGTCATCTAAATTTAGATTTAGGTAATAATGCGGATGCTATTATTTTACGTGAAGATATGTTACCTAGAGAAAATTTTAGATCAGGAGATAGAATAAGAGGATTACTTTTTAGTGTCCAAACGAGTATAAAAGAAACAAAATTATTTATTAGTAGATCTAAAATTCAAATGTTAATAGAATTATTTCGTATTGAAGTTCCTGAAATAGAAGAAGGATTAATTGAAATTAAAGCAGTTGCTAGAGATCCTGGATCTAGAGCAAAAATAGCTGTTAAAACAAATGATAAAAGAATAGACCCGGTAGGAGCTTGTGTAGGTATGAGAGGCGCCAGAGTGCAGGCTATTTCAAATGAATTACATGGTGAACGTATTGATGTTATTTTGTGGGATGAAAATCCAGCAAAATTTGTTATTAATGCTATGTCTCCCGCTAATATAGCGTCAATAATATTAGATGAAAAAAAACATACTATAGATATAGCTGTAGAAGAAAATAATTTAGCAAAAGCGATAGGAAGAAATGGCCAAAATATTCGTTTAGCTTCTCAATTAAGTGGTTGGGAGTTGAATGTTATGACTAATAATGATTTACATCATAAACATCAAGAAGAAAAAAACACCACTATAAATATGTTTATAAAATATCTTAATTTGGAACCAAAATTATCAAAAAAGTTAGTAGATAAAGGTTATTCTTCTTTGGAAGAAATCATGTGTATAAATATAAATGAATTATATAAAATAACTAAAAATTTTAACTTAACTATAAATGATTTAAAAAAAATTAAAAAATTAGCAAAAAATATTTATACAAATTTATCTTTAAAAAAAGAAAAAGATAATAATAAAAAAATTAAAAATAATTTATTACAATTAAAAGGAATGAATAACCAATTATCCAAATCCTTAATAAAAAAAGGAATTTTGACTATTGAAAAATTAGCAGAACAAAGTATTGAGGATATAATAGATATTGATAATCTAAATGAAATAAAAGCAGGTCAAATAATTATGGCTGCTCGTAATATTTGTTGGTTTAATAAAAAAAGTGATAAATAA
- the infB gene encoding translation initiation factor IF-2, producing the protein MRDFVITIKSLAIETKNSVKNILEYFSTKGNYKSENDIVNLKEKEEFLIFLKNKQKKILRTLTLKKKTDNILNINNKDKKKFVKIEIRKKNFLLNKNKKTKDIILNKARLENKKKIYKKQNLSFKKFYTPQNFNKKNLNSNNSSITFNKNKNKKKYNRNYKIKSCKLYQNFKKPIKSINRNIIINENISVIELSNKMAVKSSKLIKIILNMGEKISNINQLLDQETAQLIAEEMGHKVILRHENDMEKLLINEKNNAYETPVYRAPVVTIMGHVDHGKTSLLDYIRSSNITLQEAGGITQHIGSYQVTFNNKNITFLDTPGHAAFTSMRFRGIQITDIVILVIAADDGVMPQTIEAIQHAQKIKVSIIVAINKIDKNIPNFEKIKSELSKYGLLSEEWGGNNIFVNISAKTGEGINNLLNAIILQAEILELKAVNKGMARGTVIEAYLDKGRGPIANILVKEGMLTKGNIVLCGFTYGKIRGLRNYQGLEVLEAGPSTPVEILGLSEIPYAGDTVIVVRDEKKAKAVATYRKNKYREKKLASKQKLFKKVFSNLDNKKVYELNILLKGDVQGTVEAIKDALLNLSNEKINVKIISFGVGDINETDISLAHAVKNNVIIIAFNIKANNIAKTIIKSENIKVWYFSIIYNLIENVQKYMKKIIIPKYVSKILGLAEVRNIFTFPKIGIIAGCNVINGIIKRNNSIKLLRNNIIVYEGVLESLRRFKENVNEVRNGMECGISIKNYNDIHIGDKIEVFEKN; encoded by the coding sequence ATGAGAGATTTTGTTATAACTATAAAATCTTTGGCAATTGAAACAAAAAATTCAGTGAAAAATATATTAGAATATTTTTCTACTAAGGGAAATTATAAATCAGAAAATGATATAGTTAATTTAAAAGAAAAAGAAGAATTTTTAATATTTTTAAAAAATAAACAAAAAAAAATTTTAAGAACATTAACACTAAAAAAAAAAACAGATAATATTTTAAATATAAATAATAAAGATAAAAAAAAATTTGTAAAAATAGAAATCCGAAAAAAAAATTTTTTATTAAATAAAAATAAAAAAACTAAAGATATAATTTTAAACAAAGCAAGATTAGAAAACAAGAAAAAAATATACAAAAAGCAAAATTTATCATTCAAAAAATTTTATACTCCACAAAATTTTAATAAAAAAAATTTAAATTCAAATAATAGTAGTATTACTTTTAATAAAAATAAAAATAAAAAAAAATATAATAGAAATTACAAAATAAAATCTTGTAAATTATATCAAAATTTTAAAAAACCTATCAAAAGTATTAACCGAAATATTATTATTAATGAAAATATTAGTGTAATTGAATTATCAAATAAAATGGCAGTAAAAAGTTCTAAATTAATCAAAATTATACTTAATATGGGAGAAAAAATTTCAAATATCAATCAATTATTAGATCAAGAAACAGCACAATTAATTGCAGAAGAAATGGGCCATAAAGTTATTTTACGTCATGAAAATGATATGGAAAAATTATTAATTAATGAAAAAAATAATGCTTATGAAACACCTGTTTACAGAGCTCCTGTTGTTACTATTATGGGACATGTTGACCATGGAAAAACTTCATTATTAGATTATATTCGGTCAAGTAATATTACTTTACAAGAAGCAGGTGGGATAACACAACATATAGGATCTTATCAAGTAACATTTAATAATAAAAATATAACATTTTTAGATACTCCAGGACATGCAGCTTTTACTTCTATGAGATTTAGAGGAATACAAATTACGGATATAGTAATTTTAGTAATTGCAGCAGATGATGGAGTTATGCCTCAAACAATAGAAGCTATTCAACATGCTCAAAAAATAAAGGTTTCTATAATTGTTGCTATTAATAAAATTGATAAGAATATTCCAAATTTTGAAAAAATTAAAAGTGAATTAAGTAAATATGGTCTTCTTTCTGAAGAATGGGGAGGAAACAATATATTTGTTAATATTTCAGCAAAAACAGGAGAAGGAATAAATAATTTACTTAATGCAATTATATTACAAGCAGAAATATTAGAATTAAAAGCAGTTAATAAAGGTATGGCTAGGGGAACAGTGATAGAAGCTTATTTAGATAAAGGAAGAGGCCCTATAGCTAATATTTTAGTAAAAGAAGGTATGTTAACTAAAGGAAATATAGTATTATGTGGTTTTACATATGGAAAAATAAGAGGACTAAGAAATTATCAAGGTTTAGAAGTATTAGAGGCAGGACCATCAACTCCTGTAGAAATTTTAGGGTTATCAGAAATTCCTTATGCTGGAGATACTGTAATAGTAGTACGTGATGAGAAAAAAGCGAAAGCAGTTGCGACATATAGAAAAAATAAATATCGTGAAAAAAAATTAGCTAGCAAACAAAAATTATTTAAAAAAGTTTTTTCTAATTTAGATAATAAGAAAGTTTATGAATTAAATATTTTATTAAAAGGAGATGTTCAAGGAACTGTTGAAGCTATTAAGGATGCATTATTAAATTTGTCTAATGAAAAAATTAATGTAAAAATTATTAGCTTTGGAGTTGGAGATATTAATGAAACAGATATTTCTTTAGCGCATGCAGTTAAGAATAATGTTATTATTATTGCTTTTAATATAAAAGCAAATAATATTGCAAAAACTATTATTAAATCAGAAAATATAAAAGTTTGGTATTTTTCCATTATTTATAATTTAATAGAAAATGTCCAAAAATACATGAAAAAAATTATAATTCCTAAATACGTATCTAAAATATTAGGATTAGCCGAAGTAAGAAATATATTTACTTTTCCTAAAATTGGTATTATTGCTGGTTGTAACGTTATTAATGGAATAATAAAGCGAAATAATTCAATAAAATTATTAAGAAATAATATTATTGTTTATGAAGGTGTTCTAGAATCTTTAAGAAGATTTAAAGAAAATGTTAATGAAGTACGTAATGGAATGGAGTGTGGTATTAGTATTAAAAATTATAATGATATTCATATTGGGGATAAAATAGAAGTATTTGAAAAAAATTAA
- the rbfA gene encoding 30S ribosome-binding factor RbfA: protein MYRKLRISYELKKQISQIIQNNINDIRINKFITISDVLISKDLSYAKIFAILSYKEELNNKKNSIFYLNNIKEYIRFLLKKKIKLRKIPKLKFFLDSSLNNSKYINDILNNIKIKKI from the coding sequence TTGTATCGTAAATTACGTATTTCATATGAATTAAAAAAACAAATATCACAGATAATACAAAATAACATTAATGACATAAGAATAAATAAATTTATTACAATTAGTGATGTTTTAATATCAAAAGATTTATCATATGCAAAGATATTTGCAATATTATCTTATAAAGAAGAATTAAATAATAAAAAAAATTCAATTTTTTATTTAAATAATATTAAAGAATATATTAGATTTCTTTTAAAGAAAAAAATTAAATTACGTAAAATTCCAAAATTAAAATTTTTTTTAGATTCTTCTCTAAATAATAGTAAATATATTAATGATATTTTAAATAATATTAAAATAAAGAAAATTTGA